Proteins encoded in a region of the Atopobium sp. oral taxon 416 genome:
- the rplM gene encoding 50S ribosomal protein L13: MNKPTHYAKPGEVERKWVLIDAEGATLGRLATTAAMALRGKNKPQYTPNTDTGDFVVVINADKVQLTGNKAMKKSYWRYSGWLGGLKTESFKEAMQKHPERVVEHAIKGMLPSTKLGRKQATKLHVYAGPEHPHTAQNPVKIDWRD, encoded by the coding sequence GTGAACAAGCCGACTCACTATGCTAAGCCAGGCGAAGTTGAGCGCAAATGGGTGCTCATCGACGCTGAGGGCGCAACGCTCGGCCGTTTAGCCACGACCGCGGCAATGGCACTGCGTGGCAAGAACAAGCCCCAGTACACCCCGAACACTGACACTGGGGACTTTGTTGTCGTTATCAATGCTGATAAGGTCCAGCTTACCGGCAACAAGGCGATGAAGAAGTCTTACTGGCGTTACTCTGGATGGCTGGGCGGTCTCAAGACCGAGAGCTTCAAGGAGGCTATGCAGAAGCATCCTGAGCGTGTCGTAGAGCACGCGATCAAGGGCATGCTCCCCAGTACCAAGCTCGGCCGCAAGCAGGCTACTAAACTTCACGTCTATGCTGGCCCTGAGCATCCTCACACTGCACAGAACCCCGTTAAGATTGATTGGAGGGATTAG
- the rpsI gene encoding 30S ribosomal protein S9 produces MADNSAVYTGTGRRKEATARVRLIPGTGKVIVNGRDALSYFGRQQLIDNALAPFHVTDTEGHFDVYANCDGGGINGQSGALRLGIARALLSAGEYRADLKKAGYLTRDARAVERKKCGLKKARKRPQFSKR; encoded by the coding sequence ATGGCAGACAATAGCGCTGTATATACCGGAACCGGCCGCCGCAAGGAGGCTACTGCCCGTGTCCGTTTGATCCCCGGCACTGGCAAGGTCATCGTCAATGGCCGTGACGCACTGAGCTACTTCGGTCGTCAGCAGCTGATCGACAATGCCCTCGCACCGTTCCACGTGACCGACACTGAGGGACACTTCGATGTCTATGCCAACTGCGACGGTGGCGGCATCAACGGTCAGTCTGGTGCTCTTCGTCTGGGCATTGCCCGCGCACTGCTTTCCGCAGGCGAGTACCGTGCTGACCTGAAGAAGGCTGGCTACCTCACCCGTGACGCACGTGCTGTCGAGCGTAAGAAGTGCGGCCTCAAGAAGGCTCGTAAGCGTCCGCAGTTCTCCAAGCGTTAG
- the acpS gene encoding holo-ACP synthase — translation MVLAGVGVDILEIARMERALKRTPHMKTRLFTKEEQEYCDKSGWPAEHYAARFCAREAVLKALSTGFSQGVGWQDVSVTRDELGRPRALLKGRAKEIAQEQGIQEVALSLSHTHELAIANAVCVSEEVRPKKKEASDPRRTLDKAFREARSVLDDLDNIEDEGATPEPLEGSDALTSEQKLLQNQGASGNPAGEGDEHRATSSKR, via the coding sequence ATGGTGCTGGCAGGCGTCGGAGTCGATATCTTAGAGATCGCACGGATGGAGCGCGCACTGAAGCGCACTCCTCATATGAAGACACGGCTCTTTACGAAAGAGGAGCAGGAATACTGCGATAAGTCAGGGTGGCCCGCCGAACACTATGCCGCGCGGTTCTGCGCACGTGAGGCAGTGCTCAAGGCGTTGAGTACCGGGTTCTCGCAAGGGGTTGGCTGGCAGGATGTCTCGGTGACGCGCGATGAGTTGGGACGGCCCCGTGCGCTCCTTAAGGGGAGGGCGAAAGAGATCGCCCAAGAGCAGGGTATCCAGGAAGTAGCCCTTTCGCTTTCACATACCCATGAGCTGGCGATCGCCAATGCGGTGTGTGTCTCTGAGGAAGTCAGGCCCAAGAAAAAGGAGGCCTCGGATCCGCGCCGTACCCTCGATAAGGCCTTTCGGGAAGCCCGCTCCGTTCTGGACGATCTGGACAACATTGAAGATGAAGGTGCGACTCCTGAGCCTTTAGAAGGCTCGGATGCGCTAACATCAGAACAGAAACTATTGCAGAATCAGGGCGCCTCGGGAAACCCTGCTGGCGAAGGGGATGAACATCGTGCAACCAGTTCTAAACGTTGA
- a CDS encoding TDT family transporter, which translates to MSDPIKRVPMPICGVMVGAAGLGNLLQSYSEVLRGICGVFSLFLLTLIIMKLCKYPQDVKKDFQNPITAGVSGTCTMGLMLLATYIKPSMMPVAFGVWCAAVILHFILIVYFTAKFVCHFELKNVFTVWYIVYVGIATAAVSAPAFGQEVFGTFCFWFGFVSLIVLLILVTVRYVKIPVPDPAKPLICIYAAPTSLCVAGYVGSVAPKSVEFLLGMCLVANLIYVFALIQSFHYVTKRFYPSWAAFTFPFVITAIATKQTVACAAKLGIALPWLQPIALVETIIAVIFEIIVYARYMQFIFGNPKQQV; encoded by the coding sequence ATGTCTGATCCAATAAAACGTGTTCCAATGCCGATCTGCGGCGTGATGGTGGGTGCCGCAGGGTTGGGCAATCTGCTGCAGAGCTACTCAGAGGTGCTGCGGGGTATCTGTGGGGTTTTCTCGCTCTTTCTCCTTACCCTCATCATCATGAAACTCTGCAAGTATCCGCAAGATGTAAAGAAGGACTTCCAGAATCCGATTACAGCGGGCGTCTCAGGGACCTGTACCATGGGTTTGATGCTGCTTGCCACCTATATCAAGCCGTCTATGATGCCGGTCGCCTTCGGGGTTTGGTGCGCTGCGGTGATCCTGCACTTCATTCTGATTGTGTACTTCACCGCCAAGTTCGTCTGCCATTTTGAGCTCAAGAACGTCTTTACCGTTTGGTACATCGTCTATGTTGGGATCGCAACCGCTGCAGTCAGCGCCCCGGCGTTTGGGCAGGAGGTGTTTGGAACCTTCTGCTTCTGGTTCGGGTTCGTCTCACTGATCGTCCTACTCATCCTGGTCACGGTCCGCTACGTCAAGATTCCCGTTCCGGATCCGGCAAAGCCGCTGATCTGCATTTATGCGGCGCCTACGAGCCTCTGTGTGGCAGGTTATGTGGGATCGGTGGCGCCGAAATCAGTGGAGTTTTTGCTCGGGATGTGCCTGGTGGCAAACCTTATCTATGTGTTTGCCCTGATCCAGAGCTTCCACTATGTCACCAAACGGTTCTATCCGAGCTGGGCGGCCTTCACCTTCCCGTTCGTCATTACCGCTATCGCGACCAAGCAGACCGTAGCCTGTGCTGCAAAGCTTGGGATTGCGCTGCCCTGGTTGCAACCGATCGCGCTGGTCGAGACCATCATCGCAGTGATCTTTGAGATCATCGTCTATGCGCGTTACATGCAGTTCATCTTCGGGAACCCAAAACAGCAAGTCTAA
- a CDS encoding DUF421 domain-containing protein, with the protein MDIYTLVAIKFALGMLVMILQINILGKYEFSLNTPLNQIQNYVLGGIIGGVIYNQTVSVLEFLIILLIWSLVVIITKILRESSSIFKRAVSAAPELLVCAGKVDVARCAKVGLTAEQLSRSLREANISSIEEVGSAIMETNGRLTIQRKEDVRAMCPLPLISDGQIVADGLMLSGKDISWVEQQLQIAGFSSPHDIYLATLEGDALHLIPYKETFS; encoded by the coding sequence ATGGATATTTACACCCTTGTTGCTATTAAATTTGCCCTGGGTATGTTGGTTATGATTTTGCAGATCAATATTCTTGGGAAGTATGAATTCTCGCTCAATACTCCCTTAAACCAGATACAGAACTATGTCTTAGGTGGAATTATTGGTGGGGTAATTTATAACCAAACTGTTTCGGTTCTCGAGTTCTTAATCATTCTACTCATCTGGTCTTTGGTTGTAATCATCACAAAGATTTTACGAGAATCGAGTTCGATCTTTAAAAGGGCGGTATCAGCGGCCCCAGAACTTTTGGTGTGTGCAGGAAAAGTGGATGTTGCTCGCTGTGCCAAAGTCGGATTGACAGCGGAGCAGTTAAGCAGAAGTTTGCGAGAGGCAAACATCTCCTCTATTGAAGAAGTAGGCTCTGCCATTATGGAAACAAACGGAAGGCTCACAATCCAGCGTAAAGAGGATGTACGAGCTATGTGCCCTCTGCCTTTGATTAGCGATGGGCAGATAGTGGCAGATGGGCTTATGCTTTCCGGCAAAGATATATCGTGGGTTGAACAGCAACTTCAAATTGCCGGCTTTTCTTCTCCCCACGATATATACTTAGCTACGCTAGAGGGAGATGCTCTTCACCTCATACCCTACAAAGAAACATTTTCATGA
- a CDS encoding uracil-DNA glycosylase, whose product MAIMQIPGHTNQKPQEVTLEEVQAVLGDCMRCPLGQTRTNIVFGVGNPNARVMFIGEAPGRSEDLQGEPFVGAAGHNLDNLLKLAGLKREDVYIANVLKCRPPSNRNPKPEEIEACAPFLREQIRSVWPDVIICLGNFAAHFVLRTEQGISSLRGRMHQTGHFAVLPVFHPAAALYHHEWQQLLDEDFTFLGQWLKEHPVSPTNGGVHSDEIAKGYR is encoded by the coding sequence ATGGCAATCATGCAGATACCGGGGCATACTAACCAGAAGCCGCAGGAGGTCACCCTAGAAGAGGTCCAAGCGGTGCTCGGGGATTGCATGCGCTGCCCACTCGGGCAGACGCGGACCAACATCGTGTTCGGCGTCGGGAACCCCAACGCACGCGTGATGTTTATCGGTGAAGCCCCGGGCAGAAGCGAGGACCTGCAGGGGGAGCCCTTTGTGGGTGCTGCGGGTCATAACCTCGATAACCTGTTGAAGCTCGCAGGTCTCAAGCGTGAGGATGTCTATATTGCCAACGTCCTGAAGTGCCGTCCACCGTCAAACAGAAACCCCAAGCCGGAGGAGATCGAAGCCTGCGCCCCCTTCCTGCGGGAACAGATCCGCTCTGTCTGGCCTGACGTAATCATCTGCCTCGGTAATTTTGCAGCCCACTTTGTGCTGAGGACTGAGCAAGGGATCTCAAGTCTGCGTGGACGGATGCACCAGACCGGGCACTTTGCGGTGCTGCCGGTGTTCCATCCTGCCGCGGCCCTCTATCACCACGAGTGGCAGCAGCTGCTCGACGAGGACTTCACCTTCCTCGGACAGTGGCTTAAAGAGCATCCCGTAAGCCCAACAAACGGGGGAGTGCACAGCGATGAGATTGCCAAAGGTTATAGATGA
- a CDS encoding NAD(P)H-hydrate dehydratase has protein sequence MQPVLNVEDVKAVENGLSKEGVSVSELMRRAGGAVADEVMRLEDIRKVAILVGFGNNGGDGWVAAAQLFQHGYDVTVVSPIEPDEIKSDIARLVAQHTRDAEVPIVVGPPREDLEQLLEDSDLIVDAMLGTGFHGEPKAPFDIWINTVNASEAPVIAVDVPSGLSAQTGHAPGECIIADETLTMLCLKPGLISDMGRDVTGGIVVAPLAEQTERVVLESDPVAWRVESQDYADVLQPTINNMDKYSRGSVLVVAGSSRFPGAALMAAKAAARAGAGYVTLAVPVTIAPLLQQQVPEIPVVGMAADQGGTFAKQAIPAILKLAERNSSTLVGPGMRVTAGTISVVSALLNAEVPLVVDADGLNCLSRLTNNALDQFPEVTRRDKPLVLTPHRRELGRLVGLQDTPPDSLTACLEAARRIVWSDGGSEICVVAKGSATACVGVEAALLPEPGTSVLSTAGSGDVLSGIISALLAKDPEDKEELSLLCSLGCEIHALAGSRAAKRYGSHGAMATDIISEIGLASDSLEQHVEELLSSDDTKE, from the coding sequence GTGCAACCAGTTCTAAACGTTGAAGACGTCAAAGCGGTTGAGAACGGCCTCTCCAAAGAGGGAGTCAGTGTATCTGAACTGATGCGCCGTGCCGGCGGTGCGGTGGCCGATGAAGTGATGCGCTTAGAGGATATCAGAAAAGTCGCTATTTTAGTCGGCTTTGGCAACAACGGGGGCGACGGATGGGTCGCCGCAGCGCAGCTCTTCCAGCACGGGTACGACGTGACTGTGGTGTCACCGATTGAGCCCGATGAAATCAAGAGCGACATCGCGCGACTGGTAGCCCAGCATACCCGTGACGCCGAGGTTCCGATCGTGGTCGGACCGCCCCGCGAGGATCTGGAGCAGCTGCTGGAAGATTCCGACCTGATCGTCGATGCGATGCTCGGGACCGGCTTCCACGGTGAGCCCAAAGCACCCTTTGATATCTGGATCAATACAGTGAACGCCTCTGAGGCCCCCGTCATCGCCGTCGATGTGCCGTCGGGACTCTCTGCACAGACTGGCCATGCGCCCGGTGAGTGCATTATCGCGGACGAGACACTGACGATGCTGTGCCTCAAGCCGGGGCTGATCTCAGATATGGGCCGCGACGTGACCGGCGGCATCGTGGTTGCGCCCTTGGCGGAGCAGACCGAGCGTGTGGTTCTGGAGTCGGATCCGGTAGCCTGGCGCGTTGAGTCTCAGGACTATGCGGATGTCCTGCAGCCCACGATCAACAATATGGATAAGTATTCCCGTGGCTCTGTGCTTGTAGTTGCAGGCTCCTCCCGCTTTCCGGGTGCTGCACTCATGGCAGCGAAAGCTGCTGCACGCGCTGGCGCAGGCTACGTTACGCTTGCGGTGCCGGTTACGATCGCTCCGCTCCTGCAGCAGCAGGTACCGGAGATTCCGGTCGTCGGTATGGCCGCAGACCAAGGCGGAACCTTTGCCAAGCAGGCGATCCCTGCGATCCTCAAGCTTGCGGAGCGCAACTCCTCGACCTTGGTCGGGCCGGGCATGCGCGTCACCGCAGGCACCATCTCAGTCGTTTCAGCACTCCTCAACGCAGAGGTGCCGCTCGTTGTCGATGCGGATGGATTGAACTGTCTCTCACGTCTGACCAACAATGCGCTCGACCAGTTCCCGGAGGTCACCCGGCGGGATAAGCCGCTAGTCCTGACCCCGCACCGCCGTGAACTCGGCCGTCTGGTCGGATTGCAGGATACACCTCCTGATTCGCTCACCGCCTGCCTTGAAGCGGCGCGTCGCATCGTCTGGAGCGACGGTGGCAGTGAGATCTGCGTTGTCGCAAAGGGCAGTGCTACGGCCTGCGTCGGCGTGGAAGCCGCTTTGCTTCCGGAGCCGGGCACCTCAGTGCTCTCCACGGCAGGGTCCGGCGATGTCCTGAGCGGTATCATCTCAGCCTTGCTCGCAAAGGATCCGGAGGACAAGGAAGAACTGTCGCTTCTGTGCTCGCTGGGCTGCGAGATCCATGCGTTGGCTGGATCGCGCGCCGCAAAGCGCTATGGCTCCCATGGAGCTATGGCAACCGATATCATCAGCGAGATCGGGTTAGCGTCAGACTCTCTGGAGCAGCACGTGGAAGAGCTGCTCTCCTCGGATGATACAAAGGAGTAA
- the tsaE gene encoding tRNA (adenosine(37)-N6)-threonylcarbamoyltransferase complex ATPase subunit type 1 TsaE: protein MRLPKVIDDTHYVSQSPKETKNFGEIVGTLLKPGDVLVLTGDLGAGKTQFTKGVAQGMGVKDEVTSPTFTIEMVYEGTDMPLYHFDLYRLNDEDELEDTGLFDALGTDGPCLIEWGEQFEDAMGDERVDVIFKRLDADTPAGQEPARSIEFVPYGARSTELAFALHARTVSARKED from the coding sequence ATGAGATTGCCAAAGGTTATAGATGACACGCACTACGTGTCCCAATCTCCTAAGGAGACCAAGAACTTCGGGGAGATCGTCGGCACGCTTTTGAAGCCAGGGGATGTGCTGGTACTCACCGGCGATTTAGGTGCCGGTAAGACGCAGTTCACTAAAGGTGTCGCCCAGGGGATGGGCGTGAAGGATGAGGTGACAAGCCCCACCTTCACGATAGAGATGGTCTATGAGGGGACGGATATGCCGCTCTATCACTTCGACCTCTATCGGCTGAATGATGAGGACGAGCTGGAGGATACTGGCCTGTTCGATGCGCTCGGTACCGATGGGCCCTGCCTGATTGAGTGGGGCGAGCAGTTTGAGGATGCAATGGGCGATGAGCGAGTCGATGTGATCTTCAAGCGCTTGGATGCGGATACGCCGGCCGGACAGGAACCCGCCCGCTCCATTGAATTTGTCCCCTACGGCGCAAGAAGCACCGAATTGGCTTTTGCACTGCACGCGCGCACGGTGTCGGCCAGGAAAGAAGATTAG
- a CDS encoding DUF3290 domain-containing protein, translated as MVFFTLDYITSLHATDSLVRSIFIFVMLLIGLIFSLLYLRNKLNTRMRDVALGSLVFSLVLLGIQTEQYLQLSQRMSQTERMSGFIEGVATDQGVPEEEVLVNSTALKDGIIVRLRDEDYLVHLGDDNNSYTLEETHIIDHHVYVNGKH; from the coding sequence ATGGTTTTCTTTACACTTGACTACATTACCTCTCTTCATGCTACAGACTCGCTGGTACGCAGTATCTTTATATTTGTTATGCTCCTCATAGGACTTATCTTTAGTCTTTTGTATTTGAGAAACAAACTCAATACTCGGATGCGTGATGTTGCACTTGGTTCGTTAGTGTTTTCCTTGGTGCTCTTAGGCATCCAGACTGAACAATATTTACAGCTCTCTCAGCGGATGTCTCAGACTGAACGGATGAGTGGTTTTATCGAAGGAGTGGCAACCGATCAAGGAGTTCCAGAGGAAGAAGTGTTGGTAAACTCGACAGCTCTGAAAGACGGGATTATTGTTCGCTTGCGGGATGAGGATTATCTCGTGCATCTTGGTGATGACAACAACTCCTATACCCTCGAGGAAACTCACATCATTGATCATCACGTGTATGTGAATGGAAAGCATTGA
- a CDS encoding C-GCAxxG-C-C family protein: MPKQANVRYGATEVSPQEVQKAAEGLYQGGFFCCEAVMSAIRTAFQIDVPEGVIAMSSGMSIGVGRSGCMCGALNGGIMAIGMFFGRTTQGGPKDPKVNRCMAMTKELHGWFREANAKHATCCRILTRGFDMVSGEHKQQCIAFTGLCAGKVAEILCRELEVKNLDSEPIKGLDKPFLPPQKKETVNAQVRCLIQ; the protein is encoded by the coding sequence GTGCCAAAGCAAGCCAACGTGAGATATGGTGCAACTGAAGTGAGCCCCCAAGAGGTTCAGAAAGCCGCAGAAGGTCTCTACCAGGGCGGATTCTTCTGCTGTGAGGCAGTTATGTCTGCAATCCGTACCGCATTTCAGATCGATGTCCCTGAAGGGGTCATTGCAATGTCTTCCGGCATGTCTATCGGTGTAGGCCGTTCCGGCTGTATGTGTGGTGCACTCAACGGCGGCATCATGGCAATCGGCATGTTCTTTGGCCGCACCACACAGGGCGGCCCGAAGGATCCAAAAGTTAATCGGTGCATGGCTATGACGAAAGAGTTGCACGGCTGGTTCCGTGAGGCCAACGCAAAGCATGCTACCTGCTGTCGTATCCTGACCCGCGGGTTTGATATGGTCTCAGGGGAGCACAAGCAGCAGTGCATCGCATTCACTGGTCTGTGCGCCGGCAAGGTTGCCGAGATCCTCTGCCGTGAGCTGGAGGTCAAGAATCTGGACTCCGAGCCTATCAAGGGCCTCGACAAGCCATTCCTGCCCCCACAGAAGAAGGAAACGGTAAACGCTCAGGTAAGATGTCTGATCCAATAA
- the alr gene encoding alanine racemase yields MRENNCPPDRWAWVEIDLGAVRSNVRAFKKQLESGVRMMCVVKADAYGHGAVRCADVMSKAGAYSFAVATPSEGVELRKSGIEEPIVVLSEPPISAIPMLIEYDLEPAVYTTEFALAFGEAAADAGTVGKYHMAIDTGMHRIGVTPDDALDFRHAVDFHRGLTCAGVFTHFATAEVPDDWDFRMQCKRFIDTVNALKSAGYETGLIHCDNTPGTILHKGMQFDMCRVGIGLYGLHAAPITASYIDLKPVMAVKARVTRAIEPEVGEGVGYGMTYRIANKGTQIATIPLGYADGLARELSNRMDVIVNGTRCPQVGNICMDQTMFAVPPASANPFAPSTRVDYGDVVTLIGQDDDEAITLDDMAHIRRTINYEVACDFGLRLEKIYV; encoded by the coding sequence ATGAGAGAAAACAATTGCCCGCCTGACCGCTGGGCCTGGGTGGAGATCGATCTCGGCGCGGTGCGCTCCAATGTGCGCGCATTCAAAAAACAGCTTGAGTCGGGCGTCAGGATGATGTGCGTCGTGAAGGCCGATGCCTATGGGCACGGCGCGGTGCGCTGTGCGGACGTCATGTCAAAGGCCGGGGCCTACTCCTTTGCGGTGGCGACGCCGAGCGAGGGCGTCGAGCTCAGGAAGAGCGGTATCGAAGAGCCGATCGTGGTCTTGAGCGAGCCCCCAATCTCTGCGATCCCAATGCTTATCGAGTACGATCTGGAGCCGGCGGTCTATACTACCGAGTTTGCGCTCGCCTTCGGTGAGGCGGCCGCAGATGCCGGCACGGTGGGTAAGTACCACATGGCGATCGATACCGGGATGCACCGGATCGGGGTTACCCCTGATGATGCCCTCGATTTCCGTCACGCAGTCGACTTCCACCGCGGCCTCACCTGCGCTGGGGTCTTCACGCACTTTGCGACCGCGGAGGTCCCCGACGACTGGGATTTCCGGATGCAGTGCAAGCGGTTCATCGATACGGTGAACGCGCTCAAGAGTGCCGGCTATGAGACGGGCCTTATCCACTGTGACAATACCCCAGGCACCATTCTGCACAAAGGTATGCAGTTCGATATGTGCCGTGTGGGGATCGGCCTCTACGGGCTACATGCGGCTCCGATCACGGCTTCCTACATCGACCTGAAGCCGGTCATGGCGGTTAAGGCGCGGGTGACCCGTGCGATCGAGCCGGAGGTCGGTGAAGGCGTCGGGTACGGGATGACGTACCGTATCGCGAACAAGGGGACCCAGATTGCGACGATTCCACTCGGTTATGCGGATGGGCTGGCCCGGGAACTCTCAAACCGTATGGACGTTATTGTGAACGGGACACGCTGCCCGCAGGTCGGCAACATCTGCATGGACCAGACGATGTTTGCAGTGCCGCCTGCCTCGGCGAATCCCTTTGCGCCTTCGACGCGGGTGGACTATGGGGATGTGGTGACGCTGATCGGTCAAGACGACGATGAGGCTATCACCTTGGATGATATGGCCCACATCCGTCGTACTATCAACTATGAAGTAGCCTGTGACTTTGGCCTCAGGCTAGAAAAGATCTATGTCTGA
- the tsaD gene encoding tRNA (adenosine(37)-N6)-threonylcarbamoyltransferase complex transferase subunit TsaD — protein sequence MLACAVVAYDPTQEGVKKVKLLGCSDHKCRRQANVELVGSAFDACRQAGITWDDLSSVVAGRGPGSFTGVRIGIATAKGIAVGLGKKLYGVSTLDVTAWHAWFAGIRGPLAVANDAMRKEIYPGIYVLDETGAHRQFARETVMKAGKVVEAWAELPQKTGGAIALTGNGLVKYRKQFEDAGFTNIVDEKLWFPSGEGLAAAAATSDPDSLGNGDPALVLPLYTRLSDAEENERKRLGLKIPASVDVAGVDDMLASLHTQLRPMTVNDCAPVAKLEETIFEGSVHAPWSENAFYEEVSQPQRSWWIAHDQGTIIGYAGGVLAGSDFEIDDVAVIEQRRGEGIAERLIARVVYDAEMLGATSASLEVATDNASAQKAYAKLGFKRVGKRPDYYAPGKDALILKVSLPLAADPEHMKKAPVSHASLTNWPKKPQERTTETQEAIAKAAPLILSVESSCDETAMAVIDGQGQILANVVASSVDFHARFGGVVPEIASRKHIEAIVGVYEEAMEQVGKHFGCDTLTPADLAAVGVTVGPGLVGALVVGVAFAKGLSVSAGLPLIAANHLEGHLFANLFETPDLEPPFIASLVSGGNTMLVHVKGWGDYEVLGQTIDDAVGEAFDKVAKALGLGYPGGPIISELAAKGNPKAIHFPRAMMHSGDYSFSLSGLKTSVITYIEGENKAGRPINLPDLAASFEAAVIDVQVAKAVHAVKETGSRDFCVGGGVAANPQLREAYKKTFRGMGVRVTVPPIAACGDNGAMIALVALRSYKAHKFADLTLDAHPNSKLGAWTASNAPTVWQGEQTWLKHTS from the coding sequence ATGTTGGCCTGTGCGGTTGTTGCGTATGATCCAACGCAGGAAGGCGTCAAGAAGGTCAAGCTGCTCGGCTGCAGCGACCACAAGTGCCGCAGACAGGCGAACGTGGAGTTAGTGGGAAGCGCCTTTGATGCCTGTAGACAGGCAGGAATCACCTGGGACGACCTCAGCTCAGTTGTCGCGGGACGGGGTCCCGGCTCCTTCACCGGTGTCCGTATTGGGATCGCTACCGCCAAAGGTATTGCAGTGGGGCTTGGCAAGAAGCTCTATGGGGTCTCTACGCTCGATGTGACAGCCTGGCATGCCTGGTTTGCCGGCATCAGAGGACCATTGGCAGTTGCCAATGACGCGATGCGCAAAGAGATCTACCCCGGAATCTATGTGTTGGATGAGACTGGAGCTCACCGACAGTTCGCGCGTGAGACCGTGATGAAGGCCGGCAAGGTCGTCGAAGCCTGGGCTGAGCTGCCTCAGAAGACCGGCGGCGCGATTGCCCTGACCGGCAACGGCCTCGTCAAATACCGCAAGCAATTTGAGGATGCGGGCTTTACCAATATCGTAGATGAGAAACTGTGGTTCCCCTCCGGTGAGGGGCTTGCTGCTGCGGCGGCCACCTCAGATCCGGATTCCTTAGGTAATGGGGATCCCGCGCTCGTCCTGCCGCTCTATACCAGACTTTCGGATGCGGAGGAGAACGAGCGGAAGCGGTTGGGGCTCAAGATCCCTGCCTCGGTCGATGTCGCCGGGGTCGACGATATGCTCGCGAGTCTGCATACGCAGTTGCGGCCAATGACGGTCAATGACTGCGCACCTGTCGCGAAGCTAGAAGAGACTATCTTCGAAGGCTCCGTCCATGCTCCGTGGAGTGAAAACGCGTTCTACGAGGAAGTGTCACAACCGCAGCGTAGCTGGTGGATAGCCCACGATCAGGGCACCATCATCGGCTATGCGGGCGGTGTACTCGCGGGGAGCGACTTTGAGATCGACGATGTTGCCGTGATCGAGCAGCGCCGCGGTGAGGGCATCGCTGAGCGGCTGATCGCACGGGTGGTCTATGATGCGGAGATGTTGGGAGCTACCTCAGCTTCACTCGAAGTTGCGACCGACAATGCGTCGGCTCAGAAGGCCTATGCCAAGCTCGGCTTCAAGCGAGTGGGGAAACGGCCTGACTACTATGCACCGGGCAAAGACGCCCTGATCCTCAAGGTCTCCCTGCCGCTAGCGGCTGACCCTGAGCACATGAAGAAAGCGCCGGTGTCGCACGCCTCGCTTACGAATTGGCCTAAGAAGCCTCAGGAGCGTACAACTGAGACGCAGGAAGCGATTGCTAAAGCCGCGCCGCTGATCCTCTCAGTTGAGTCCTCTTGCGACGAGACGGCGATGGCTGTGATCGACGGACAAGGGCAGATCTTAGCCAATGTAGTGGCCTCCTCCGTTGACTTCCACGCCCGCTTTGGCGGCGTGGTTCCCGAGATCGCCTCGAGAAAGCACATTGAGGCAATCGTGGGAGTCTACGAGGAAGCGATGGAGCAGGTCGGCAAGCACTTCGGGTGCGATACCTTGACCCCTGCTGATCTGGCAGCCGTCGGCGTGACCGTAGGTCCGGGCCTTGTAGGTGCCTTGGTGGTCGGCGTCGCCTTTGCAAAGGGGCTCTCTGTCTCGGCGGGGTTGCCGCTCATCGCGGCCAACCACCTCGAGGGGCACCTCTTTGCGAACCTCTTTGAGACCCCTGATCTGGAGCCCCCCTTTATCGCAAGCTTGGTCTCCGGCGGCAACACGATGCTTGTGCATGTTAAAGGCTGGGGAGACTATGAGGTCTTAGGCCAGACGATCGACGATGCGGTCGGCGAAGCGTTTGACAAAGTGGCGAAGGCCTTAGGGCTTGGCTACCCGGGTGGTCCGATCATCTCGGAGCTCGCTGCAAAAGGTAATCCCAAGGCAATCCACTTCCCGCGTGCCATGATGCACTCAGGGGATTACTCCTTCAGTCTTTCAGGGCTGAAGACCTCGGTGATCACCTATATCGAGGGAGAGAACAAAGCGGGCCGTCCGATCAATCTGCCTGATCTTGCCGCTTCCTTTGAAGCTGCGGTGATCGATGTGCAGGTCGCCAAAGCGGTCCACGCAGTCAAGGAGACCGGATCGCGTGACTTCTGCGTAGGTGGAGGCGTCGCTGCAAATCCACAGCTGCGTGAAGCGTATAAGAAGACCTTCAGAGGCATGGGCGTGAGAGTTACAGTGCCCCCGATTGCCGCCTGCGGCGACAATGGTGCGATGATCGCGCTCGTGGCGCTGAGGAGCTATAAGGCTCACAAGTTCGCTGATCTGACGCTCGATGCGCATCCTAACTCAAAATTAGGGGCGTGGACCGCCTCGAACGCACCCACGGTGTGGCAAGGCGAGCAGACCTGGCTTAAGCATACATCCTGA